The Vicia villosa cultivar HV-30 ecotype Madison, WI linkage group LG1, Vvil1.0, whole genome shotgun sequence genome includes a region encoding these proteins:
- the LOC131644134 gene encoding probable serine/threonine-protein kinase WNK9, translated as MNGVTHFVEDDSEFVELDPTGRYGRYNEILGKGASKTVYRAFDEYQGIEVAWNQVKLYDFLQSPEDLERLYCEIHLLKTLKHKNIMKFYTSWVDTANRNINFVTEMFTSGTLRQYRLRHKRVNIRAVKHWCIQILRGLLYLHSHDPPVIHRDLKCDNIFVNGNQGEVKIGDLGLAAILRKSHAAHCVGTPEFMAPEVYEESYNELVDIYSFGMCLLEMVTFEYPYSECTHPAQIYKKVISGKKPDALYKVKDPEVRQFVDKCLATVSLRLSAKELLDDPFLQIDDYEYDLRPVDSGEFDDFVPLIRHPLFDFHRSNSNFSNEYSNGFGYEGDSYSHPADNEHCGIELFEHHEDEPFEHVDISIKGKKKEDGSIFLRLRISDKEGHVRNIYFPFDIEMDTAISVATEMIAELDITDQDVTSIADMIDGEIASLVPEWQSGPGIVETPRFADQGFCRNCVSNHTSSGSLMDYLSHNQGNLQLPEYCKHGCASMHGRFEEITFPSEECDNHVRENLNVLNLSDSLQYQGVWNQHESRELSPVESDQSHSDEQNEQLDKSISAEDQGQNISENKFPPNSTISPRYSSGTHDFSNIRSLYCSLNNNYEKEIQKELRWLKARYQMELRELKDQQLGITDNKSSHKTDYAVIKGGINRIRSKPVDKRSPDSNGERAENCEAMESPGEGVVTAKSFYTGSLLPHSLHRTVSLPVDAFDI; from the exons ATGAATGGAGTTACACACTTTGTAGAAGATGACTCTGAGTTTGTTGAACTTGATCCAACTGGTAGATATGGCAGA TACAATGAAATCCTCGGCAAAGGAGCTTCAAAGACAGT ATATAGAGCATTTGATGAGTATCAAGGGATTGAAGTTGCTTGGAATCAGGTCAAGCTTTATGATTTTCTCCAAAGTCCTGAAGATCTTGAGAGGCTTTACTGTGAAATTCATCtcttgaaaacattgaagcacaAAAACATTATGAAATTTTACACCTCTTGGGTTGATACTGCTAATAGGAATATCAACTTTGTTACTGAAATGTTCACCTCTGGTACACTTAGACA GTATAGGTTAAGGCACAAGAGAGTTAACATAAGAGCGGTGAAGCATTGGTGCATACAGATCCTGAGAGGACTTCTGTATCTACATAGCCATGACCCGCCAGTGATCCATAGAGATCTCAAATGTGATAATATTTTTGTCAATGGAAATCAAGGGGAAGTCAAAATCGGGGATCTTGGCCTTGCTGCAATTCTTCGAAAATCCCATGCTGCACATTGTGTAG GGACGCCCGAGTTCATGGCACCAGAAGTATACGAAGAGTCGTATAATGAACTAGTTGACATATATTCTTTTGGAATGTGCTTATTAGAGATGGTCACATTTGAATATCCCTATAGCGAATGTACACATCCGGCTCAAATATACAAGAAAGTTATTTCT GGTAAAAAGCCGGATGCTTTGTATAAAGTTAAGGATCCAGAAGTGCGGCAATTTGTTGATAAATGCTTGGCCACAGTGTCTCTAAGGCTTTCTGCAAAGGAGCTTCTAGACGACCCTTTTCTTCAAATAGATGATTATGAATATGATTTGAGACCTGTAGATAGTGGAGAATTCGATGACTTTGTTCCCCTCATCAGACATCCGCTTTTTGATTTTCATCGGAGCAATAGTAACTTCAgtaatgaatactccaatggttTTGGATATGAAGGAGACTCGTATTCTCATCCAGCTGACAATGAACATTGTGGAATTGAACTTTTCGAGCACCATGAAGATGAACCCTTCGAACATGTCGACATAAGTATCAAGGGCAAGAAGAAAGAAGACGGTAGCATATTTTTGAGACTAAGAATTTCAGATAAAGAAG GCCACGTTCGGAATATTTATTTCCCATTTGACATTGAGATGGATACGGCAATAAGCGTGGCGACTGAGATGATTGCAGAACTTGACATAACCGATCAGGATGTTACCAGCATAGCGGATATGATAGATGGAGAAATCGCTTCTTTGGTACCTGAATGGCAATCAGGACCAGGAATAGTTGAAACTCCACGTTTTGCAGATCAAGGTTTCTGCCGCAATTGTGTGTCGAATCATACTTCAAGTGGCTCCCTCATGGATTACCTTTCGCATAATCAGGGTAACTTGCAACTTCCTGAATATTGTAAGCATGGATGTGCCTCGATGCACGGCCGGTTCGAGGAGATTACTTTTCCATCCGAGGAGTGTGACAATCATGTTAGAGAGAATCTCAACGTATTAAACCTATCGGACAGTTTGCAGTATCAGGGGGTATGGAATCAGCATGAAAGCCGTGAATTGAGTCCGGTGGAATCTGATCAAAGTCATTCGGACGAACAAAATGAACAATTAGATAAATCAATATCAGCTGAAGATCAAGGACAGAACATTTCAGAAAATAAGTTTCCCCCGAATTCAACAATTTCCCCAAGATACTCATCCGGAACACATGATTTCTCCAATATCCGTTCGTTATATTGCAGTCTCAACAATAATTACGAGAAAGAGATTCAAAAGGAACTTAGATGGCTCAAAGCAAGATACCAAATGGAGTTAAGGGAACTTAAGGATCAACAACTCGGGATAACAGATAATAAATCTTCTCATAAAACAGATTACGCCGTCATAAAAGGAGGAATCAACAGAATTCGGTCTAAACCTGTTGATAAACGCAGCCCCGATTCGAACGGTGAAAGGGCCGAAAATTGTGAGGCGATGGAGTCCCCTGGAGAAGGCGTGGTTACTGCAAAGAGCTTTTATACGGGCTCGTTGCTACCGCATTCTCTGCACAGGACAGTTTCCCTCCCTGTGGATGCTTTTGATATATAA